One part of the Lycium ferocissimum isolate CSIRO_LF1 chromosome 8, AGI_CSIRO_Lferr_CH_V1, whole genome shotgun sequence genome encodes these proteins:
- the LOC132066268 gene encoding uncharacterized protein LOC132066268, producing MFFEASGLKANLNKSQVYFGGVDNDTKEAIISLLGYEIGELPFKYLAVPLSNKKLTIAQCQPLVDKITARITSWMARGMSYAGRVQMIRSVLFGIQAYWSQVFLLPQKVIKLIEATCRSYLWTGEATISRRALVAWEKQYANYYGLSVNERKSYGSPGCTHTTSRTKDWLTMEPPREASWMIRKIFHMRKFWPMLASQQQLLDRGKFQIKCAYKMLRGAVTLVPWRGLVCHNVACPKHVFILWLALLGRMRTKDLLLKWGMGINGTCVLCNNQPETIEHLYFECTYSHEIWLRVLQ from the exons ATGTTCTTTGAAGCTTCAGGGTTGAAAGCCAACTTAAACAAAAGTCAAGTATACTTTGGTGGTGTGGATAATGATACAAAGGAAGCAATTATATCCCTGCTTGGGTATGAGATTGGTGAGCTACCTTTCAAATATTTAGCGGTGCCATTATCTAACAAAAAACTCACTATAGCCCAATGTCAACCTTTGGTGGATAAGATAACAGCTAGAATCACTTCATGGATGGCTAGAGGAATGTCGTATGCAGGTCGAGTTCAGATGATTAGATCAGTACTGTTTGGTATTCAGGCATACTGGTCCCAGGTCTTTCTCTTGCCCCAAAAAGTGATCAAACTCATTGAAGCAACATGCAGAAGCTACCTATGGACAGGAGAGGCAACCATATCAAGGAGGGCACTTGTAGCTTGGGAAAAA CAATATGCAAACTATTATGGGCTCTCAGTCAACGAAAGGAAGAGTTATGGGTCACCTGGGTGCACACATACTACATCAAGAACCAAAGACTGGCTAACCATGGAGCCTCCTAGGGAGGCATCATGGATGATCCGGAAGATCTTTCACATGAGGAAATTTTGGCCAATGCTTGCAAGTCAACAACAACTACTGGACAGAGGTAAATTTCAGATCAAGTGTGCTTACAAAATGCTAAGAGGGGCTGTCACACTTGTTCCATGGAGAGGACTAGTGTGCCATAATGTGGCCTGTCCAAAACATGTGTTCATACTATGGCTGGCACTCCTTGGTAGAATGAGAACAAAAGATTTGCTGTTAAAATGGGGTATGGGAATTAATGGCACTTGTGTATTGTGCAACAACCAGCCTGAGACCATTGAACATCTTTATTTTGAGTGCACATATTCTCATGAAATATGGCTGAGGGTATTGCAATGA
- the LOC132068118 gene encoding uncharacterized protein At2g27730, mitochondrial-like isoform X2 → MAMRFVVSRCGLGRLMEGQRSSISGLRSFSDGKVLGEEERAQENIYIKKMERERLEKAKQKAEREKAEKEKDKKKPEEETNKS, encoded by the exons ATGGCGATGAGATTTGTCGTTTCACGTTGTGGATTAGGTCGTTTAATGGAAGGTCAACGATCATCAATTTCAGGTCTTCGATCTTTCAGTGATGGCAAAGTCTTAGGTGAAGAAGAACGTGCTCAAGAAAACATTTACATTAAG AAAATGGAAAGGGAGAGATTGGAGAAGGCAAAGCAGAAGGCAGAGCGTGAGAAAGCTGAGAAAGAGAAGGACAAAAAG AAGCCTGAAGAAGAGACTAACAAGAGCTGA
- the LOC132068118 gene encoding beta-mannosyltransferase 4-like isoform X1 produces the protein MAMRFVVSRCGLGRLMEGQRSSISGLRSFSDGKVLGEEERAQENIYIKKMERERLEKAKQKAEREKAEKEKDKKQKPEEETNKS, from the exons ATGGCGATGAGATTTGTCGTTTCACGTTGTGGATTAGGTCGTTTAATGGAAGGTCAACGATCATCAATTTCAGGTCTTCGATCTTTCAGTGATGGCAAAGTCTTAGGTGAAGAAGAACGTGCTCAAGAAAACATTTACATTAAG AAAATGGAAAGGGAGAGATTGGAGAAGGCAAAGCAGAAGGCAGAGCGTGAGAAAGCTGAGAAAGAGAAGGACAAAAAG cAGAAGCCTGAAGAAGAGACTAACAAGAGCTGA
- the LOC132068121 gene encoding transcription factor DIVARICATA-like, giving the protein MSTWNREDNKLFEQGLVLYPENIGDRWQLIADHVPGKTQDDIIAHYDDLVHDVFDIDSGRIELPSYTDDDPVELESEYRVGSNKKNSEIERKKGTPWTEEEHRLFLIGLDKYGKGDWRSISRNVVISRTPTQVASHAQKYFIRQQAMKKERKRSSIHDITTAMDTNAVPPPSSFQNQRGSQNFNFTM; this is encoded by the exons ATGTCGACGTGGAATCGTGAAGACAACAAGTTATTCGAACAGGGTCTTGTTTTATACCCTGAAAACATCGGCGATCGGTGGCAATTAATCGCCGATCATGTACCTGGAAAAACACAAGATGATATAATCGCTCATTATGATGACCTTGTACATGATGTATTTGATATTGATTCGGGTCGGATCGAATTGCCCAGTTATACCGATGATGATCCGGTTGAATTGGAAAGTGAGTATCGGGTCGGGTCAAATAAGAAGAATAGTGAAATTGAAAGGAAAAAGGGTACCCCTTGGACTGAAGAAGAACATAG ATTATTCCTTATCGGGCTGGACAAATACGGGAAGGGTGACTGGAGGAGCATTTCAAGAAACGTGGTGATATCAAGGACGCCAACACAAGTGGCAAGTCATGCTCAAAAATACTTCATTAGACAGCAAGCAATGAAGAAAGAACGAAAAAGGTCTAGCATCCATGATATTACAACTGCAATGGATACCAACGCAGTACCTCCTCCAAGCAGCTTTCAGAATCAACGAGGCagtcaaaatttcaactttacaaTGTAG